A genomic window from Sphingobacterium spiritivorum includes:
- a CDS encoding Lrp/AsnC family transcriptional regulator, protein MYTLDDFDIRILKTLDTDGRMAYSAIATEMGVSNTMVHQRISRLSDQGILEGTKPVLNEKKLGYDWGAFTGISLEKDYDSKRVIEELQKIPEVTECYYITGNYTLYIKIVAKNHEHMRQLLYEKIDNIPGIAKTDSIIELGCAFKRNIIL, encoded by the coding sequence ATGTATACATTAGATGATTTTGATATCCGGATACTGAAAACACTGGACACAGACGGCCGAATGGCTTATTCGGCTATTGCCACTGAAATGGGGGTTTCCAATACGATGGTTCATCAGCGTATAAGCCGCTTATCCGATCAGGGAATACTGGAAGGAACTAAGCCGGTCTTGAATGAAAAAAAACTCGGCTATGACTGGGGAGCTTTCACGGGTATCAGTCTTGAAAAGGATTACGATTCAAAGCGGGTAATCGAAGAATTACAGAAAATACCGGAAGTCACCGAATGTTATTACATTACAGGAAACTATACATTATACATTAAGATCGTTGCCAAAAACCATGAACATATGCGGCAATTATTGTATGAAAAAATTGATAATATTCCGGGAATTGCAAAGACAGATTCTATTATTGAACTGGGCTGTGCATTCAAACGCAATATTATTTTGTAG
- a CDS encoding SUKH-3 domain-containing protein, with product MRFSDKRIITRLLESGWFDGRNILKNLEFPIEGYPLDAKKFLQEYGLLKVQDVEYDNEYQRYIASYFEINPMIGKGHYDSDGDFTYYSSILGKQIFNLGYFKPDGYYICCDVDGRVYKIGEYCFYVGVDLYEGIENILLMNTLKSLQLDEDTGKWWNMDGEYVKLP from the coding sequence ATGAGGTTTTCAGATAAAAGAATAATTACAAGATTATTAGAATCGGGATGGTTTGATGGAAGAAATATTTTGAAAAATCTGGAATTTCCAATTGAGGGTTATCCATTGGATGCAAAAAAATTTCTTCAGGAATATGGACTTTTAAAAGTTCAGGATGTAGAGTATGATAATGAATATCAAAGATATATTGCTTCTTATTTTGAAATAAATCCTATGATTGGAAAAGGGCATTATGATTCTGATGGAGATTTTACTTATTATTCTTCAATTTTAGGAAAGCAAATATTTAATCTGGGCTACTTTAAACCTGATGGTTATTATATCTGTTGCGATGTGGATGGCAGAGTGTATAAAATAGGAGAATATTGTTTTTATGTTGGAGTGGATTTATATGAAGGAATAGAAAATATTCTTTTAATGAACACATTAAAATCCTTGCAACTTGATGAGGATACAGGAAAATGGTGGAACATGGATGGAGAATATGTAAAGTTACCTTAA
- the rocD gene encoding ornithine--oxo-acid transaminase, whose product MNNNIEDMNIQTDKTKSDAFIAKENQYGAHNYHPLPVVLERGEGVFVWDVEGKKYVDFLSAYSAVNQGHCHPRIIHALTEQAKKLTLTSRAFFNNKLGEFEEYICKLFGYNKALIMNSGVEAVETAMKLCRKWGYQVKGIPDNQAKIVFAKDNFHGRTISVISASNDEVSTREFGPFVEGIVQVPYNDIQAFENLLKENKNIAGFIVEPIQGEAGIIIPDETYLSEIRRLCTAYNVLFIADEIQTGIGRTGNLLASYDVFASAHNSKPDILILGKALSGGVLPVSAVLADDDIMLTIKPGEHGSTYGGNPLACAVSIEALQVILDEELTENSRKMGEILRSGLRDIAGRMTLIREVRGKGLLTAIEMNCSEEDELAWNLCLEFKKNGLLAKPTHGNKIRLAPPLVINEQQINDCLRIIEKSLNVFV is encoded by the coding sequence ATGAATAATAATATTGAGGATATGAATATTCAAACCGATAAAACTAAAAGTGATGCTTTTATAGCTAAAGAGAATCAATATGGCGCCCATAATTATCATCCGCTTCCGGTTGTATTGGAAAGAGGAGAAGGCGTATTTGTATGGGATGTGGAAGGAAAAAAATATGTTGATTTTCTATCGGCCTATTCTGCTGTTAATCAAGGCCACTGCCATCCGCGCATTATCCATGCATTGACAGAACAGGCCAAGAAACTAACGCTTACTTCCCGGGCATTTTTTAATAATAAACTTGGAGAATTTGAAGAGTATATCTGCAAGCTATTTGGGTATAATAAGGCGCTGATTATGAATTCCGGAGTAGAGGCTGTAGAAACAGCTATGAAACTCTGTCGTAAGTGGGGATATCAGGTAAAGGGAATCCCCGATAATCAGGCTAAAATAGTATTCGCGAAAGATAATTTTCACGGAAGGACTATTTCTGTCATCTCTGCATCTAATGATGAAGTCAGTACACGTGAATTTGGTCCTTTTGTAGAAGGAATCGTACAGGTACCCTATAATGATATACAGGCTTTTGAAAACCTTTTGAAAGAAAATAAAAATATTGCAGGCTTTATTGTAGAACCTATTCAGGGAGAAGCCGGAATTATTATTCCTGACGAGACCTATCTGTCTGAGATCAGACGGCTATGTACTGCGTATAATGTATTATTTATAGCGGATGAGATACAAACAGGCATAGGGCGTACCGGCAATTTGCTGGCCTCCTACGATGTCTTCGCCTCTGCACACAACAGTAAACCTGATATTCTGATTTTAGGCAAGGCTCTGTCCGGAGGTGTATTACCTGTATCTGCAGTACTGGCTGATGATGATATTATGCTTACCATCAAGCCCGGAGAACATGGATCCACCTATGGAGGCAATCCGCTGGCTTGTGCTGTTTCCATAGAAGCGCTGCAAGTCATACTGGATGAAGAACTGACTGAAAACAGCAGAAAAATGGGTGAAATATTACGCTCAGGACTGAGAGATATTGCAGGCAGGATGACTTTGATTAGAGAAGTAAGAGGTAAGGGCTTACTCACAGCTATAGAAATGAATTGCTCTGAAGAGGATGAATTAGCCTGGAATCTATGTCTTGAATTCAAAAAAAACGGTCTTTTGGCCAAACCCACACATGGTAATAAAATCCGTCTGGCACCCCCTTTAGTAATCAATGAGCAACAGATAAATGATTGTCTCCGTATAATCGAAAAATCCTTAAATGTGTTTGTATGA
- a CDS encoding DUF1569 domain-containing protein, translating to MKTVFDKNLREHLISRIQLLNEESTPEWGKMNVFQMSRHCSIWNDWVLGKSKQGHKQSFIGKIFGKIALKSTLKDDKPMRKNMPAGIFLVKEKDGDLHAQKEIWMSQIADYGHFSNEGFVHDFFGRMSKEQIGIFVYQHMDHHLRQFGV from the coding sequence ATGAAAACCGTATTTGATAAAAACCTTAGGGAACATTTGATATCCAGAATTCAGCTGTTAAATGAAGAAAGCACACCTGAATGGGGGAAAATGAATGTATTTCAAATGAGCAGGCATTGTTCCATCTGGAACGATTGGGTATTAGGAAAGAGTAAACAAGGACATAAACAATCCTTTATCGGTAAGATTTTTGGCAAAATAGCATTGAAAAGCACCTTAAAAGATGATAAACCTATGAGAAAGAATATGCCCGCCGGAATATTCTTGGTCAAAGAAAAAGATGGTGATCTGCATGCTCAAAAAGAAATCTGGATGTCTCAGATAGCAGATTATGGCCATTTTTCGAATGAAGGATTTGTACATGATTTCTTTGGCAGAATGAGTAAGGAACAAATCGGAATATTTGTTTATCAGCATATGGATCATCATTTAAGACAATTCGGAGTTTAA
- a CDS encoding arginase, whose translation MRRSIELIKNRSDIGAGTRGSDLGIDAIEIAAINKGSLFFKKYPFVDVQTRNDSVYEHELNPYGKHIKQVYQQCKQVASIVEDSILKGKFPLVFSGDHSSAIGTISGIKAALPDKRLGVIWIDAHADIHSPYTTPSGNLHGMPIAAVLQEDNLLCGINEVDNHTQTYWEKLKQVGTAQAKLIAEDLVYFGVRDTEEPEDMLIERLGIKNYQVGEVRTKKVEQCVKEVFDQLKNCDILYVSFDVDSMDSEKISEGTGTPVPEGFFPFEITVLLQELISSEKVVCMEVVEVNPLLDHHGNRMAEVTFDILEKVATVIEGTE comes from the coding sequence ATGAGAAGATCGATAGAACTGATTAAGAACAGATCCGATATAGGCGCAGGCACCAGAGGTTCAGATCTGGGGATAGATGCTATAGAGATCGCTGCTATTAATAAGGGTAGCCTTTTCTTTAAGAAATATCCGTTTGTAGATGTACAGACACGTAATGATTCCGTTTATGAACACGAGTTGAATCCATACGGCAAACATATAAAACAGGTCTACCAGCAATGTAAACAGGTGGCTTCTATTGTTGAAGACAGCATTCTGAAGGGAAAATTTCCTTTGGTATTCTCCGGTGATCATTCTTCAGCTATCGGTACGATCAGCGGTATAAAAGCGGCTCTTCCGGACAAAAGACTGGGTGTGATCTGGATCGATGCGCATGCGGATATACATTCTCCCTATACGACCCCTTCAGGAAATCTGCACGGAATGCCCATAGCTGCAGTGTTGCAGGAAGATAATTTACTTTGCGGCATCAATGAAGTAGACAATCATACACAGACGTATTGGGAAAAGCTGAAGCAGGTCGGTACAGCTCAGGCCAAACTGATCGCTGAGGATCTTGTATATTTCGGCGTACGGGATACAGAAGAACCTGAAGATATGCTGATCGAAAGACTGGGCATCAAAAACTATCAGGTGGGAGAGGTGCGCACGAAGAAAGTGGAGCAGTGTGTTAAAGAAGTCTTTGACCAATTGAAAAACTGCGATATTTTGTATGTTTCCTTTGATGTGGATAGTATGGACAGTGAAAAGATTTCTGAAGGAACGGGAACACCTGTCCCGGAAGGGTTCTTTCCTTTTGAAATCACAGTACTACTGCAGGAGCTGATAAGTTCGGAAAAAGTAGTTTGTATGGAAGTCGTGGAAGTAAATCCTCTGTTGGATCATCATGGAAACAGAATGGCTGAAGTCACGTTCGACATTCTGGAGAAAGTAGCAACTGTTATAGAAGGTACGGAGTAA
- a CDS encoding sensor histidine kinase, translating into MKWAFKAFKWKKLFLGIFVSYLFFTALRWLLEQVITDMLFHKVNYVNTTVVSYMLDNMHYSSMPIVFSSLLWFAIYFIRLLEYNKIIIEENKNTEIKFLKAQINPHFIFNTLNNIYSMVYFQSDKSLPAIEKLSQIMRFTTYESQKEKIKLADEIGYIRAYLELEQLRHQENAFVELTVQIVNDHMEIPPYLLSPLVENALKHGIASNTAPIIINLNADAKNLTFRIENGIGNHKKDKLGGIGLDNLKKRLEIYYPDTHKLNLQTENNVFTAELQIILG; encoded by the coding sequence ATGAAATGGGCATTTAAGGCATTTAAATGGAAAAAACTGTTTTTGGGAATATTTGTTTCCTATCTGTTTTTTACAGCTTTACGATGGCTGTTGGAGCAGGTTATAACAGATATGTTATTTCATAAAGTCAATTATGTCAATACTACAGTCGTCAGTTACATGCTGGACAATATGCATTACAGCAGTATGCCGATTGTCTTCAGTTCTCTTCTTTGGTTTGCCATCTATTTTATCAGACTTTTGGAGTACAATAAGATTATAATAGAGGAAAACAAAAACACAGAAATTAAATTTCTGAAAGCACAGATCAATCCTCATTTTATCTTCAATACCCTCAATAATATTTATTCGATGGTATACTTTCAATCCGATAAATCATTACCTGCAATTGAGAAATTGAGTCAGATTATGCGCTTTACAACTTATGAATCTCAGAAGGAAAAGATAAAGCTGGCAGACGAAATCGGATATATCAGGGCATATCTGGAATTGGAGCAACTACGCCATCAGGAAAATGCCTTTGTTGAATTAACTGTTCAGATTGTAAATGACCATATGGAAATACCACCTTATCTACTGTCTCCTTTAGTTGAAAATGCTTTGAAACATGGGATTGCTTCCAATACAGCTCCCATTATAATAAATCTGAATGCAGATGCAAAAAATCTAACCTTTAGAATAGAAAACGGAATCGGAAATCACAAAAAGGATAAATTAGGAGGCATTGGATTGGATAATTTAAAGAAGCGTCTGGAGATATATTATCCGGACACCCATAAGTTAAACCTGCAAACTGAGAATAACGTGTTTACAGCTGAACTGCAAATAATTTTAGGATGA
- a CDS encoding LytR/AlgR family response regulator transcription factor — MKRKINCLILDDEPFAVKLLADYASKVSQLNVIYAGSDAFEVIEILNSESVDLIFIDIQMPQLTGIELMQMFNQKHNFIITSAYSEYALDAFQFNVIDFLLKPITFNRFYQSVEKFNRWQDTFQSSESDNSLFVKADRKYYKIQPEDILYIEGLKDYIRIHTVSERMVVLENMKDILDRLPQHQFVRIHRSYIVPLKRIKVIEGNQIVMTNGEYLPIGETYRKLIGEWLGKN; from the coding sequence ATGAAAAGAAAAATAAACTGCCTTATTTTAGATGATGAACCTTTTGCCGTAAAACTCCTGGCAGATTATGCCTCTAAGGTGTCACAATTGAACGTGATATATGCAGGAAGCGATGCCTTTGAGGTAATTGAAATATTGAATTCTGAGTCCGTAGATCTTATATTTATAGATATTCAGATGCCTCAGCTCACAGGAATTGAGTTAATGCAGATGTTTAATCAGAAGCATAATTTTATTATCACTTCCGCTTACTCCGAATATGCACTGGATGCTTTTCAGTTTAATGTGATTGATTTTTTATTAAAACCAATCACATTCAATCGTTTTTATCAGAGTGTAGAAAAATTCAACCGTTGGCAGGATACCTTCCAAAGCAGTGAATCGGATAATTCGCTCTTTGTAAAAGCAGACCGCAAGTATTATAAAATTCAACCGGAGGATATCCTATATATAGAAGGATTGAAAGATTATATCCGTATTCATACGGTTTCTGAACGCATGGTCGTATTAGAGAATATGAAAGATATTCTGGACAGATTGCCACAGCATCAGTTTGTACGCATACACCGATCCTATATTGTCCCTTTAAAAAGAATCAAGGTAATAGAGGGGAATCAGATCGTCATGACCAATGGTGAATATCTTCCGATCGGTGAGACCTACCGGAAACTGATTGGTGAATGGCTGGGGAAAAACTAA
- a CDS encoding AraC family transcriptional regulator has translation MITAAMETEYPRIYLYRRIVQAKLFIEKHYAEKIDLNNISDEACFSKFHFIRLFKSVYQKTPHQYLTKIRIDKAQLFLQEGKSVRDACFLVGFDSISTFSGLFKKEVGISPAQYVNNYQQRLADIKRTPLAFVPGCYAYMHGWNENSNFEEDS, from the coding sequence ATGATAACAGCAGCTATGGAAACGGAATATCCCCGAATTTATCTTTACAGACGCATAGTACAGGCAAAACTTTTTATTGAAAAGCATTATGCCGAAAAGATAGATCTGAACAATATTTCTGATGAAGCATGTTTTTCAAAGTTTCATTTCATCCGTTTGTTTAAGTCTGTTTATCAAAAGACACCTCATCAATATCTCACCAAGATCCGTATAGATAAAGCACAGCTCTTTCTTCAGGAAGGAAAATCTGTTCGTGATGCCTGTTTTTTAGTTGGATTTGACAGTATTTCTACTTTTAGTGGTCTGTTTAAGAAAGAGGTTGGCATTAGTCCGGCTCAATATGTAAATAATTATCAACAGCGTTTAGCAGATATAAAACGCACTCCGTTAGCTTTTGTTCCGGGATGCTATGCTTACATGCATGGCTGGAATGAAAATAGCAATTTTGAAGAAGACTCATAA
- a CDS encoding VOC family protein, which translates to MITKMTVTNIHVIDQDSAYDFYVNKLGFKLVDDIPMGPDTRWLTVSPPEQPDLQLVLFPVTVSKMFPKETAETLIGLIRQGIFGCGVLTCNDIFATYEELKSKGVEFIKTPTKEFYGTEALFKDDSGNYFSLQPLNNFDDENRI; encoded by the coding sequence ATGATTACGAAAATGACCGTTACCAACATCCACGTTATTGATCAGGACAGTGCGTATGATTTTTATGTAAACAAATTAGGATTTAAATTAGTTGATGATATTCCGATGGGACCAGACACACGCTGGCTCACAGTTTCTCCTCCTGAACAACCGGATTTGCAACTTGTCCTGTTTCCTGTTACTGTCAGCAAAATGTTCCCCAAAGAAACAGCAGAAACATTAATTGGTCTTATACGCCAGGGAATATTCGGCTGTGGTGTACTTACCTGCAATGATATCTTTGCAACCTATGAAGAATTAAAATCCAAGGGTGTCGAGTTTATAAAAACACCTACAAAGGAGTTTTATGGTACCGAAGCTTTATTTAAAGATGATTCCGGCAACTACTTTTCATTACAACCGCTTAACAATTTTGATGATGAAAACCGTATTTGA
- a CDS encoding TonB-dependent receptor, translating into MKTFIFFIVAVLCQANALAQQISLKGRVINQSRQPVEFVHINLLNNESVRISQAFTDSLGYFSIQADKGDYRLIIEQFGREFNNTALLLRQDTILADIQINEVTELEGVTVTGRKKQIEQKVDRLVFHVQNSTFATGGTALDALKATPTVRVQNDNISIVGKGNVLVMIDDRLQRMSEEDLAGFLKSIPADNIKSIEVISTPPAKYEAEGNSGLINIKLKTAKANSWNANIGTTYTQKTYAGGNLQGLFNYNHNRLSLQASMSKGNEKLSTRSDSRIFYTDELWTQEVRNKSVSSLWSLGLGADYKLTDKWTSGVKYLGSFTDRTSANNPLTTRYNASNGFVNSYIASDVEARNKPQMNALNWYHTLTLDSTGKSITMDIDYFRYKKEDFRSFAGHELDANRATIADSYFSSTNSNINEIKNYSAKIDAALPSNWANLSFGGKISYTNTNNDLLVYDNQSGAPVLNTDQSNIFNYKEYNEALYFSAHKKLDDHWETQFGVRMEATQTEGYSTNLNQTNKNNYIKFFPTAYITYVPNDSNSFSLNYSRRIRRPDFEYLNPFVIRTSPYYYSEGNPFLKPSFIDNLEFSYIYKQKWMNSVYFSQVSDFGQELSVVDPVSNVTRSTPLNYADTYQIGYSTYYNLSKWSWWNSFTGFNVNYQHVKSKTSFVKSIDGYNAYFYSNNDFTLNSSTSAFFGLNYGLQLPGRYQIFHISRLHILDVSMKFLLLNKNLSLTVTGEDLLNAQRPLISYHSNGIKNDVRSYRDTRGFRISLSYKFGNRSIKSAQRNFGNEDERERAK; encoded by the coding sequence ATGAAAACATTTATCTTTTTTATAGTTGCTGTTCTTTGTCAGGCGAATGCTTTAGCACAACAGATATCGTTAAAGGGCAGGGTTATCAATCAAAGCCGGCAACCTGTCGAATTTGTACATATCAATCTCCTGAATAATGAGTCGGTACGTATCAGTCAGGCATTCACTGATAGTCTGGGATATTTTTCTATTCAAGCTGATAAGGGAGATTACCGTCTGATAATTGAGCAGTTTGGAAGAGAATTTAATAATACAGCTCTGCTGTTGCGTCAGGATACGATCCTTGCAGATATACAGATAAACGAAGTGACTGAACTGGAAGGTGTAACTGTGACCGGCAGAAAAAAACAGATTGAGCAAAAGGTAGACAGGCTGGTATTCCATGTGCAGAATTCTACTTTCGCAACCGGAGGTACTGCTCTCGATGCGCTGAAAGCGACACCAACGGTAAGAGTCCAAAACGACAATATCTCTATCGTAGGTAAGGGAAATGTGTTGGTGATGATCGATGACCGTCTGCAACGTATGTCAGAGGAGGATCTCGCTGGTTTTCTGAAGTCTATTCCGGCAGACAACATCAAAAGTATTGAGGTAATCAGTACCCCTCCTGCCAAATATGAGGCTGAGGGCAACAGCGGACTGATCAATATTAAACTCAAAACTGCGAAAGCGAACTCATGGAATGCGAATATAGGTACAACCTATACACAAAAAACATATGCAGGAGGTAATTTACAGGGATTATTCAACTACAATCACAACAGGTTGTCCTTACAAGCCAGTATGAGTAAAGGAAATGAAAAGCTGAGTACCCGCTCTGATAGCCGGATTTTCTACACAGACGAATTATGGACACAGGAGGTGCGTAACAAATCTGTAAGTTCACTGTGGAGTCTGGGACTGGGAGCAGATTACAAACTAACGGACAAATGGACGAGCGGAGTGAAATACTTAGGCAGTTTTACAGACCGTACTTCGGCAAACAATCCCCTCACTACAAGATATAATGCTTCAAACGGCTTCGTGAACTCTTACATCGCATCTGATGTGGAAGCACGCAATAAGCCTCAGATGAATGCGCTTAACTGGTATCATACACTGACTTTAGATTCAACCGGGAAGAGCATTACAATGGATATCGACTACTTCAGGTATAAAAAAGAGGATTTTCGTTCTTTTGCAGGTCATGAACTGGACGCCAACCGCGCAACTATTGCGGACAGCTATTTTTCCTCTACAAACAGTAATATCAATGAGATAAAAAACTATTCAGCAAAGATTGATGCGGCCTTGCCTTCCAACTGGGCTAACCTGAGTTTTGGGGGCAAAATATCCTATACGAATACCAATAACGATCTGCTGGTGTATGACAATCAAAGCGGAGCACCAGTACTGAATACGGATCAGTCTAATATCTTCAATTATAAAGAGTACAATGAGGCGCTATACTTCTCAGCACACAAGAAACTGGATGATCATTGGGAAACTCAATTTGGAGTGAGAATGGAGGCTACCCAAACAGAGGGATATTCCACCAATCTGAATCAGACGAATAAAAACAACTATATCAAATTTTTCCCGACAGCTTATATCACTTATGTACCGAATGACAGCAATTCGTTTTCCCTTAATTATAGCAGAAGGATCCGGAGACCGGATTTTGAATACCTTAATCCTTTTGTGATACGTACAAGTCCCTATTACTATTCTGAAGGAAATCCCTTTCTGAAACCTTCATTTATTGATAATCTGGAATTTTCCTACATCTATAAACAGAAATGGATGAATTCGGTCTATTTCTCGCAGGTTTCAGATTTTGGCCAGGAACTGTCTGTTGTTGATCCGGTAAGCAATGTAACAAGAAGTACCCCTCTCAACTATGCAGATACCTATCAGATCGGATATTCAACTTATTATAATTTGAGTAAATGGTCCTGGTGGAATAGTTTTACAGGGTTCAATGTGAACTATCAGCATGTGAAATCAAAGACCAGCTTCGTAAAATCCATTGATGGCTACAACGCTTATTTTTACAGTAACAATGATTTCACTTTAAACTCGTCAACATCCGCTTTTTTTGGCTTAAACTATGGACTGCAACTTCCGGGACGATATCAGATCTTTCATATCTCACGGCTTCACATACTGGATGTTTCTATGAAGTTTTTGCTTCTTAACAAGAATCTCTCTCTGACAGTTACGGGTGAAGATCTGTTGAATGCGCAAAGACCACTTATCAGTTACCATTCCAATGGGATCAAAAATGATGTCCGGTCTTACAGGGATACCAGAGGATTCCGCATTTCATTAAGCTACAAATTTGGAAACAGGAGTATTAAGTCCGCACAAAGGAATTTCGGGAACGAAGATGAGAGGGAAAGAGCGAAATAA